Within the Pseudarthrobacter sp. W1I19 genome, the region CGGTGTCCCCGGCTACCAGCGGCTGCTTGCCGATGAAGCGGTGGACGTTGTCTACGTTGCCACGCCCCACGCACAGCATTACGAAATCGTCCTGGCGGCGCTCAACGCGGGCAAACACGTTCTCTGCGAGAAGGCCTTCACCATCAACGCCCGGGAAGCGGCCGAACTGATCAAGGTCGCCAGGAGCCGCAAGCTCTTCCTGATGGAGGCCGTCTGGAGCCGCTTCCTGCCCAGTATGCAGAGGGCTTTCGAGATCGCAGCTTCCGGAGAACTCGGTGACATCCACTGGGTCACCGCCGATCTCGGGTTCCCCGCTCCATACTCACCGACCGCGAGGCTGTGGGCGAGGCAGGACGGCGGCGGCGCTCTCTTGGACCTTTCGGTCTATCCGCTGCTCTGGGCACTGGGCACCCTTGGCTTTCCGCAGACGGTCAGCGCTACGGGATTTCTCAATGACGACGGCGTCGATGCCCAGAACGCCATGACGCTCGGATACAACCACGGCGCGCAGGCGCAGCTGACCTCCTCCTTGCTCGCCCATGGTCCGCGCACGGCCAGTGTCGCCGGAAGCAAAGGCTTCCTGCAGAGCATCGGGTCGATTAATAATCCGCGTGAACTGGTTGTCGGATCCGGATGGGAAGAACGTCGCGTCGAGTCCTTTGATGTCGTCGGCCGCGGATACACCTACGAGCTGCGCGAAGTCACCCGTTGTATCCAGCAGGGCCTGACAGAAAGCCCGGTGATGCCGCTCGAGGACTCTTTGAACACGATGCGGCTTTTTGACGGGGTGCGGGCCCAACTTGGGGTCAGCTACCCCAATGACAGCCACTAGGAGCTTCCGCCAATCCGTCATAACAATGACCGACAGAGGGCGTGTTGTCATTGGCGTGATACAAAAGTTTCCGCTTTTGTCGAATTGTTTTAGCAGGCCCTAGACTTCCCGCAACATCCAGTCTTAGGCTGTAGGCATCGTCGAATGCACCGGGTACTGGGGGTGGTACGCATGGCTAGCGCTGTTTCTCCATGGCGTGCCCTTCGGCCTGTACTCCTCGCGGGGGCTGCGACCCTTAGCTGGTTAACGTTTTCATCCCCGGCAGCTTCCGCCGATGCACTTTCGGACACATCGCCGTTGCTTGGCGGTGTCACCAGCTCAGTGTCTTCGGTTACGGACAAGCTGGCCGGCCCTGCACCAAACGTTCCTGCCCAGGCTGCTCCTGCCCCATCTCCTGCGGCTGCGACCCCTGTCGGGCTGCTGCAGCCGGTGGTCGGCCAGGTTTCGGGTCTCGCGGAGAACATCGTTTCGCCAGTCCCGGTGGTGAACCAAGTGGTTCCCGCCGGTACCGTTACGTCTGTCGCTGTTCCAATCGCCCAAGTTGCGGACGGAGCAACCGCAGCAGTCGTGGACGCTGTTGTTCCACCCGTGGCTG harbors:
- a CDS encoding Gfo/Idh/MocA family protein; its protein translation is MSAPIATPWLSSQSDQDPRSATGTSLRWGIIATGGIARSVSQDLALLNDAELYAVSSRGQDTADAFAVAYDFRKAYGDDGGVPGYQRLLADEAVDVVYVATPHAQHYEIVLAALNAGKHVLCEKAFTINAREAAELIKVARSRKLFLMEAVWSRFLPSMQRAFEIAASGELGDIHWVTADLGFPAPYSPTARLWARQDGGGALLDLSVYPLLWALGTLGFPQTVSATGFLNDDGVDAQNAMTLGYNHGAQAQLTSSLLAHGPRTASVAGSKGFLQSIGSINNPRELVVGSGWEERRVESFDVVGRGYTYELREVTRCIQQGLTESPVMPLEDSLNTMRLFDGVRAQLGVSYPNDSH